The Xanthobacter flavus genome includes a window with the following:
- the rpoC gene encoding DNA-directed RNA polymerase subunit beta', producing the protein MNQEILNVFNPTVPAPSFNQIRITIASPEKIKSWSYGEIKKPETINYRTFKPERDGLFCARIFGPIKDYECLCGKYKRMKYKGIICEKCGVEVTLSRVRRERMGHIELAAPVAHIWFLKSLPSRIGLLLDMTLKDLERILYFEYFVVIEPGITKLKYRQLLSEDDYLRAQDEYGESSFTAMIGAEAIRELLRSMDLDKIAADLRVEISEATTELKPKKLAKRLKIVEAFQLSGNKPEWMILTHVPVIPPDLRPLVPLDGGRFATSDLNDLYRRVINRNNRLKRLIELRAPDIIIRNEKRMLQEAVDALFDNGRRGRVITGANKRPLKSLADMLKGKQGRFRQNLLGKRVDYSGRSVIVVGPELKLHQCGLPKKMALELFKPFIYSRLDAKGHSATVKQAKKLVEKERPEVWDILDEVIREHPVMLNRAPTLHRLGIQAFEPVLIEGKAIQLHPLVCSAFNADFDGDQMAVHVPLSLEAQLEARVLMMSTNNILHPANGQPIIVPSQDIVLGLYYLSIMKEKEPGEGMMFANMAEIDHALNAKAITLATKIKGRYIGIGPDGKQYSKIYETTPGRMKIGELLPKDPKLSYDVVNKLMTKKEISNMIDAVYRHCGQKESVIFCDRIMALGFYNAFRAGISFGKDDMVVPKKKWDLVEETRALTKEYEQQYNDGLITQGEKYNKVVDAWGKCSDRVAEEMMKEISSVKKDPKTGREKQINSIYMMSHSGARGSPAQMKQLAGMRGLMAKPSGEIIESPIISNFKEGLTVMEYFNSTHGARKGLADTALKTANSGYLTRRLVDVAQDSIITERDCGSDKGIHMRAIIDAGQIVASLASRVLGRTAAEDIVEPATGDIIVPKGQMIEEPHVERINKSGIQEIKIRSVLTCETRNGVCGTCYGRDLARGTPVNMGEAVGVIAAQSIGEPGTQLTMRTFHIGGAATLADSSFVESNFEGSVRIRNRNVARNSDGDLVVMGRNLAVVIVDHDGTERAVNRVQYGARLKVDEGDTIKRGQRIAEWDPYTRPILSEVDGTVAFEDLMEGSSMNEQVDESTGIAKRVVTDSRSGRGPELRPAILIKGKDGKIIKLPRGGDARYALPVEAIISVDPNQTLKAGDAVARVPMESAKTRDITGGLPRVAELFEARRPKDAAIIAEISGTIRFGRDYKNKRRLSIEPTDGGDPVEYLIPKGKHIHLQDGDVVEKGDFIVDGNPAPHDILAIKGVEELAAFLVNEIQEVYRLQGVHINDKHIEVIVRNMLQKVEIDDSGETDFLDNEQVDRLEFLEANEKAAEEGKKPATGHPVLLGITKASLQTRSFFSAASFQETTRVLTEAAVNGKIDPLEGLKENVIVGRLIPAGTGAQMSRLRTIATNRDDLIVATRDEQGDGQPLVEGPADAAE; encoded by the coding sequence ATGAATCAGGAAATCCTGAACGTCTTCAATCCGACCGTTCCGGCCCCGAGCTTCAATCAGATCCGCATCACGATCGCGAGCCCGGAGAAGATCAAGTCGTGGTCCTACGGCGAGATCAAGAAGCCGGAAACCATCAACTACCGCACGTTCAAGCCCGAGCGTGACGGCTTGTTCTGCGCGCGCATCTTCGGTCCCATCAAGGACTATGAGTGCTTGTGCGGCAAGTACAAGCGGATGAAGTACAAGGGCATCATCTGCGAGAAGTGCGGCGTCGAGGTCACCCTCTCGCGCGTGCGCCGCGAGCGCATGGGCCACATCGAGCTCGCCGCCCCGGTGGCGCACATCTGGTTCCTGAAGTCGCTGCCGAGCCGCATCGGCCTGCTGCTCGACATGACGCTCAAGGACCTCGAGCGCATCCTGTACTTTGAGTACTTCGTCGTCATCGAGCCGGGCATCACCAAGCTCAAGTACCGTCAGCTCCTCTCCGAGGACGATTACCTGCGCGCCCAGGACGAGTACGGCGAATCGAGCTTCACCGCCATGATCGGCGCCGAGGCCATCCGCGAGCTGCTGCGCTCCATGGACCTTGACAAGATCGCCGCCGATCTGCGCGTGGAGATCTCCGAGGCCACCACCGAGCTGAAGCCCAAGAAGCTCGCCAAGCGCCTGAAGATCGTCGAGGCTTTCCAGCTCTCCGGCAACAAGCCGGAGTGGATGATCCTCACCCACGTCCCGGTCATCCCGCCGGACCTGCGCCCGCTGGTGCCGCTGGACGGCGGCCGGTTCGCGACCTCCGACCTCAACGACCTGTACCGCCGCGTCATCAACCGCAACAACCGCCTCAAGCGGCTGATCGAGCTGCGCGCGCCGGACATCATCATCCGCAACGAGAAGCGCATGCTTCAGGAAGCGGTTGACGCGCTGTTCGACAACGGCCGCCGCGGCCGCGTCATCACCGGCGCCAACAAGCGTCCGCTGAAGTCGCTCGCCGACATGCTGAAGGGCAAGCAGGGCCGGTTCCGCCAGAACCTGCTCGGCAAGCGCGTGGACTATTCCGGCCGCTCGGTCATCGTGGTGGGACCGGAGCTGAAGCTGCACCAGTGCGGCCTGCCCAAGAAGATGGCGCTGGAGCTGTTCAAGCCCTTCATCTATTCGCGCCTCGACGCGAAGGGCCATTCGGCGACCGTCAAGCAGGCGAAGAAGCTGGTGGAGAAGGAGCGTCCCGAGGTTTGGGACATCCTCGACGAGGTGATCCGCGAGCATCCGGTGATGCTGAACCGCGCGCCGACGCTCCACCGCCTCGGCATCCAGGCGTTCGAGCCGGTGCTCATCGAAGGCAAGGCCATCCAGCTGCATCCGCTCGTCTGCTCGGCGTTCAACGCCGACTTCGACGGCGACCAGATGGCCGTCCACGTCCCGCTCTCGCTGGAAGCCCAGCTGGAAGCGCGCGTGCTGATGATGTCCACCAACAACATCCTGCACCCGGCGAACGGCCAGCCGATCATCGTGCCGTCGCAGGACATCGTGCTTGGGCTCTACTACCTCTCCATCATGAAGGAGAAGGAGCCGGGCGAGGGCATGATGTTCGCCAACATGGCGGAGATCGACCACGCGCTGAACGCCAAGGCGATCACCCTCGCCACCAAGATCAAGGGCCGCTACATCGGCATCGGCCCGGACGGCAAGCAGTATTCCAAGATCTATGAGACCACGCCCGGTCGCATGAAGATCGGCGAGCTGCTGCCCAAGGATCCGAAGCTCTCCTACGATGTCGTCAACAAGCTGATGACGAAGAAGGAAATCTCCAACATGATCGATGCCGTGTATCGGCACTGTGGTCAGAAGGAGAGCGTGATCTTCTGCGACCGCATCATGGCGCTCGGCTTCTACAATGCGTTCCGCGCCGGCATTTCGTTCGGCAAGGACGACATGGTGGTGCCGAAGAAGAAGTGGGATCTGGTCGAGGAGACCCGCGCGCTCACCAAGGAATACGAGCAGCAGTACAACGACGGCCTCATCACCCAGGGTGAGAAGTACAACAAGGTCGTCGACGCCTGGGGCAAGTGCTCCGATCGCGTCGCCGAGGAGATGATGAAGGAAATCTCTTCGGTCAAGAAGGACCCCAAGACCGGCCGCGAGAAGCAGATCAACTCGATCTACATGATGAGCCACTCCGGAGCGCGTGGGTCGCCCGCTCAGATGAAGCAGCTCGCCGGCATGCGTGGCCTCATGGCCAAGCCGTCGGGCGAGATCATCGAGAGCCCGATCATCTCGAACTTCAAGGAAGGCCTGACCGTGATGGAGTACTTCAACTCCACCCACGGCGCGCGTAAGGGCCTTGCCGATACCGCTCTGAAGACGGCCAACTCGGGCTATCTCACCCGTCGTCTCGTCGACGTGGCGCAGGATTCCATCATTACCGAGCGCGATTGCGGCTCGGACAAGGGAATCCACATGCGCGCCATCATCGACGCGGGCCAGATCGTGGCGTCGCTCGCCTCACGCGTCCTCGGCCGCACCGCGGCGGAAGACATCGTGGAACCGGCGACCGGCGACATCATCGTGCCCAAGGGCCAGATGATCGAGGAGCCGCACGTCGAGCGGATCAACAAGTCGGGCATCCAGGAAATCAAGATCCGGTCGGTGCTGACCTGCGAGACCCGCAACGGCGTGTGCGGCACCTGCTACGGGCGCGATCTCGCCCGCGGCACGCCGGTCAACATGGGTGAGGCGGTGGGTGTCATCGCCGCCCAGTCGATCGGCGAGCCGGGTACCCAGCTCACCATGCGCACCTTCCACATCGGCGGCGCGGCGACCCTCGCTGACTCGTCCTTCGTGGAATCGAACTTCGAGGGCTCCGTTCGCATCCGCAACCGCAACGTGGCGCGGAACTCGGACGGCGATCTCGTGGTGATGGGCCGCAACCTCGCTGTGGTCATCGTCGATCATGACGGTACCGAGCGCGCGGTGAACCGCGTTCAGTACGGCGCCCGCCTCAAGGTGGACGAGGGCGATACCATCAAGCGCGGCCAGCGCATCGCCGAGTGGGATCCCTACACCCGTCCCATCCTGTCGGAAGTGGACGGCACGGTGGCCTTCGAGGACCTCATGGAGGGCTCCTCGATGAACGAGCAGGTCGACGAGTCGACCGGCATCGCCAAGCGCGTGGTGACGGATTCGCGGTCTGGCCGTGGTCCGGAGCTGCGTCCGGCGATCCTCATCAAGGGCAAGGACGGCAAGATCATCAAGCTGCCCCGTGGCGGCGATGCACGCTATGCCCTGCCTGTCGAGGCGATCATCTCGGTCGATCCGAACCAGACCTTGAAGGCCGGCGACGCGGTGGCCCGCGTGCCCATGGAAAGCGCCAAGACGCGCGATATCACGGGCGGTCTGCCGCGCGTGGCGGAGCTGTTCGAGGCGCGCCGTCCCAAGGATGCGGCCATCATCGCGGAGATCTCCGGGACCATCCGGTTCGGCCGCGACTACAAGAACAAGCGCCGGCTCTCCATTGAGCCGACGGACGGTGGGGATCCGGTCGAGTACCTGATCCCGAAGGGCAAGCACATCCATCTCCAGGACGGCGACGTGGTGGAGAAGGGCGACTTCATCGTCGACGGCAACCCGGCTCCGCACGACATCCTGGCGATCAAGGGCGTGGAAGAGCTTGCCGCGTTCCTCGTGAACGAGATCCAGGAGGTCTACCGGCTCCAGGGCGTGCACATCAACGACAAGCACATCGAGGTGATTGTCCGGAACATGCTCCAGAAGGTGGAGATCGACGACTCGGGCGAGACCGACTTCCTCGACAACGAGCAGGTCGACCGGCTCGAGTTCCTCGAGGCGAACGAGAAGGCCGCCGAGGAGGGCAAGAAGCCCGCCACCGGCCATCCCGTGCTGCTCGGCATCACCAAGGCGTCGCTGCAGACCCGCTCCTTCTTCTCGGCGGCCTCCTTCCAGGAGACCACCCGCGTCCTCACGGAAGCGGCGGTCAACGGCAAGATCGATCCGCTGGAAGGGCTCAAGGAGAACGTCATCGTCGGCCGCCTCATCCCGGCCGGTACCGGCGCCCAGATGTCTCGCCTGCGGACCATCGCGACCAACCGCGACGACCTCATCGTTGCGACCCGCGACGAGCAGGGCGACGGCCAGCCGCTCGTGGAAGGCCCCGCCGACGCGGCGGAGTGA